One genomic region from Strix uralensis isolate ZFMK-TIS-50842 chromosome 5, bStrUra1, whole genome shotgun sequence encodes:
- the SMIM30 gene encoding small integral membrane protein 30 yields the protein MPSSENTSKLFLVLVSLLLVLPVVEALDAGDAIAFLLGLAVSVVGFCACLGLYARKRNGQQ from the coding sequence ATGCCTTCTTCTGAGAACACCTCAAAACTTTTCCTGGTCCTCGTTTCattgctgctggtgctgccagtAGTTGAAGCCCTTGACGCAGGAGATGCCATCGCCTTTCTACTAGGCCTCGCTGTCAGTGTCGTCGGATTCTGTGCCTGTCTTGGCTTGTACGCAAGGAAAAGGAATGGGCAGCAATGA